One window of Robiginitalea biformata HTCC2501 genomic DNA carries:
- a CDS encoding glycoside hydrolase family 32 protein, with product MVSGSRIVPLLSLLVLIASCGGEQKGVSPGSSSPTNAYNEPHRPQFHFTPREAWMNDPNGMFYLDGEYHLSYQFYPDSTVWGPMHWGHAVSTDLVRWKHLPVALAPDSLGYIFSGSAVVDHKNTSGFGNGSEPPVVAVYTYHNPILEAAGGDDFQYQGIAYSLDKGRTWTKYAGNPVLANDTGVRDFRDPKVFWHGESEKWIMVLAVYDRVRLYASSNLKEWEYLSEFGIEGDTRLWECPDLFRLRVPGTREAKWVLLVSIQQEGPSGGTGTSYFVGDFDGTVFTADPAGQKWLDHGADNYAFVTWDNAPTGWGSRLGIGWMSNWQYAQQVPTVAWRSAMTVPRMLSLAEDSGELVLSALPVPAVTGLRGAEVQLPMELRDSIRVEGDFSPTQCDISLLVDLENTTASSFGLVLKNAGGDRLTVTFDRSEETVTVDRTASGPQGFSDAFFKGPHKATVDLSQESLDIRVLLDAASIEIFADRGILNFTDIFFPESPFDELSIWAEGGTLVLFDGTVYPMDSIW from the coding sequence ATGGTATCCGGGAGCCGGATAGTTCCCCTGCTGTCACTCCTCGTATTAATAGCCTCCTGCGGAGGAGAACAAAAAGGGGTATCGCCCGGAAGCTCCTCCCCGACCAATGCCTATAACGAGCCCCACCGGCCGCAATTCCATTTTACCCCCCGGGAAGCCTGGATGAACGACCCGAACGGGATGTTCTACCTGGATGGGGAATACCACCTGAGTTATCAGTTTTACCCGGATAGCACGGTTTGGGGGCCGATGCACTGGGGGCACGCCGTCTCCACGGACCTGGTGCGCTGGAAGCACCTTCCCGTGGCGCTGGCTCCGGATTCCCTGGGCTATATCTTTTCCGGGAGCGCCGTGGTGGACCATAAAAACACCTCGGGGTTTGGGAACGGCTCCGAGCCGCCGGTCGTAGCCGTATATACCTACCACAACCCCATCCTTGAAGCGGCCGGGGGCGATGATTTCCAGTACCAGGGAATTGCCTACAGCCTGGACAAGGGCCGGACCTGGACAAAATATGCCGGGAATCCCGTACTGGCCAATGACACCGGCGTTCGCGACTTCCGGGACCCCAAGGTGTTTTGGCACGGGGAAAGCGAAAAGTGGATCATGGTCCTGGCCGTGTACGACCGGGTCAGGTTGTACGCTTCCTCCAATTTGAAAGAATGGGAATACCTGTCGGAATTCGGGATAGAGGGGGATACCCGCCTGTGGGAATGCCCGGATCTCTTTCGGCTCAGGGTGCCGGGTACCCGGGAGGCTAAATGGGTATTGCTCGTAAGCATCCAGCAGGAGGGGCCTTCCGGGGGGACAGGGACGTCTTACTTTGTCGGGGATTTCGACGGGACGGTGTTTACTGCTGACCCGGCGGGCCAGAAGTGGCTGGACCACGGAGCGGACAATTATGCCTTTGTCACCTGGGACAACGCCCCGACTGGTTGGGGCAGCCGGCTGGGGATCGGGTGGATGTCCAACTGGCAGTATGCCCAGCAAGTGCCGACGGTTGCGTGGCGATCCGCAATGACGGTACCCAGGATGCTGAGCCTGGCAGAGGACTCGGGGGAGCTTGTGTTGAGTGCATTGCCCGTCCCTGCCGTTACCGGGTTGCGCGGGGCCGAAGTGCAGTTGCCCATGGAATTGCGAGACAGCATACGGGTCGAAGGAGACTTCAGCCCGACCCAATGCGATATCTCCCTGCTGGTGGACCTGGAAAATACCACCGCCAGTTCATTCGGTCTGGTTTTGAAAAATGCCGGCGGTGACCGACTCACCGTTACCTTCGACCGATCTGAAGAAACCGTTACGGTAGATCGTACGGCCTCGGGGCCCCAGGGCTTTTCCGACGCGTTTTTTAAAGGGCCCCATAAAGCGACCGTGGACCTTTCCCAGGAGAGCCTGGACATCCGGGTCCTGCTGGATGCCGCGTCCATCGAAATTTTTGCCGATCGCGGCATCCTGAATTTCACCGATATCTTTTTTCCCGAATCCCCGTTTGACGAATTGTCGATCTGGGCCGAGGGAGGCACGCTAGTACTCTTTGACGGGACGGTCTATCCCATGGATTCCATCTGGTAG
- a CDS encoding Pycsar system effector family protein produces the protein MKTDRLLPEDKLEVYWATIGYINGLNRTSEVKAGLIISFYGLLLGVVLEVATSVETGFNASAILIAILAGFTFFVCRSIFYSFRCFLPQIETKFDKNMFFFHDIITHYGDITSFSDRFADLLNDEKNLYGQLGAQIYVNSLIATKKFSDVNKSVRNLVYSFIPMILGVVTIVAEAILY, from the coding sequence ATGAAGACAGACCGCCTGCTTCCAGAAGACAAACTCGAAGTTTACTGGGCAACCATCGGATACATAAACGGGCTGAACCGGACCTCCGAAGTCAAGGCCGGCCTTATTATTTCCTTCTACGGCTTACTGCTGGGGGTGGTCCTTGAAGTCGCCACATCCGTGGAAACGGGTTTTAACGCCAGTGCCATCCTGATAGCCATCCTGGCTGGCTTTACTTTTTTTGTCTGCCGATCTATTTTTTACAGTTTCAGATGTTTCTTGCCACAGATTGAAACAAAATTCGACAAGAACATGTTCTTCTTTCACGACATCATTACACATTATGGGGATATAACGTCGTTTTCAGACCGTTTTGCAGACTTGCTGAACGATGAAAAAAACCTTTACGGGCAATTAGGCGCACAGATTTACGTGAATTCCCTTATTGCCACCAAAAAATTCAGCGATGTCAATAAATCGGTGAGGAACCTGGTTTACAGTTTTATCCCGATGATATTGGGCGTGGTAACCATCGTAGCCGAGGCAATACTTTATTGA
- a CDS encoding HD domain-containing protein, with protein sequence MELVNRSVYPDICHRILDELDKKLPGHLTYHCLDHTIDVANVCDHYISYYSVDDRISELIRVAAVAHDFGYIYGPEDHEERSILEVGPLLRKGYLKKEIDLIEGMIRATKVPQDPSNLYEEILADADLDYLGRDDYNSLSDGLYKEFLYFGIVSSEAEWIKLQIRFLENHNYHTDWANRNRVANKRKVLEKLRKKASSGL encoded by the coding sequence ATGGAACTGGTAAATCGTAGCGTATATCCCGACATCTGTCACCGCATCCTCGACGAACTTGACAAGAAACTCCCGGGTCACCTTACCTATCATTGTCTCGACCACACCATCGATGTTGCCAATGTATGCGACCATTATATTTCGTATTATTCAGTAGATGACCGTATATCCGAATTGATCCGGGTGGCGGCTGTTGCCCATGATTTCGGTTATATTTATGGGCCGGAGGATCACGAGGAACGGAGTATCCTTGAAGTGGGGCCGCTGCTCCGGAAGGGATACCTCAAAAAGGAAATCGATCTGATAGAAGGTATGATCCGCGCTACCAAAGTGCCACAGGATCCCAGCAACCTTTATGAAGAAATTCTCGCGGACGCGGACCTGGATTATTTGGGCCGGGACGACTACAATTCCCTGAGTGACGGGCTCTACAAGGAGTTTTTATATTTTGGCATAGTGAGCAGCGAGGCGGAGTGGATCAAACTTCAAATCCGATTTCTGGAAAATCACAACTACCATACGGACTGGGCAAACCGAAACCGGGTGGCCAACAAGCGGAAGGTTTTGGAAAAACTCAGGAAAAAGGCGTCTTCCGGCCTGTAG
- a CDS encoding dienelactone hydrolase family protein, whose protein sequence is MKNLRKEDISQEVFDLYDAYAHNQLSRRQFMDKLSTYAVGGITVMSLLSFIMPDYKNKLQVAQDDARLKTEYITYESPEGGGTIRGLLARPADATGKLPGIVVVHENRGLNPHIEDVCRRAALEGYIALAPDALTPLGGYPGNDDDGRALQRQRDRYKMLEDFIMGFRYLKSHEQSTGKVGVVGFCFGGWISNMMAVRLPDLGAAVPFYGGQPDAEFVPDIQAPLMLQYAGLDERVNAGWPAYEAALQAHDKDYAVHFYPEVNHGFHNDTTPRYDAEAAKLAWERTINFFNSKLK, encoded by the coding sequence ATGAAAAATCTGCGAAAAGAAGATATCAGCCAGGAGGTCTTTGACCTCTACGATGCCTATGCCCACAACCAGCTCAGCCGACGGCAGTTTATGGACAAACTCTCCACCTATGCTGTCGGGGGGATAACGGTCATGTCCCTGCTTAGTTTTATCATGCCGGATTACAAGAACAAGCTGCAGGTTGCCCAGGACGATGCCCGCCTGAAAACGGAATACATCACCTACGAGTCGCCCGAGGGGGGCGGAACCATCAGGGGTCTCCTCGCCCGGCCTGCAGATGCCACCGGCAAACTCCCGGGAATTGTTGTGGTCCATGAAAACCGGGGGCTGAACCCGCATATTGAAGACGTTTGCCGCCGGGCGGCGCTCGAGGGGTATATCGCCCTGGCTCCCGATGCCCTGACCCCTCTGGGCGGCTACCCGGGAAATGACGATGACGGCCGTGCCCTCCAACGGCAACGGGACCGGTATAAGATGCTGGAAGATTTTATCATGGGCTTCCGGTATCTGAAGTCGCACGAACAGAGCACCGGGAAGGTCGGAGTCGTGGGATTTTGTTTCGGGGGCTGGATCTCCAACATGATGGCCGTTCGCCTGCCCGATCTCGGGGCCGCCGTGCCCTTTTACGGCGGCCAGCCGGATGCGGAATTCGTCCCGGATATCCAGGCGCCCCTGATGTTGCAATACGCCGGGCTCGATGAGCGGGTCAACGCAGGATGGCCTGCTTACGAAGCGGCCTTGCAGGCCCATGATAAAGACTATGCCGTCCACTTCTATCCCGAAGTCAACCACGGTTTCCACAACGATACCACCCCGCGGTACGACGCGGAAGCCGCCAAACTGGCCTGGGAGCGGACAATCAATTTCTTTAATTCAAAATTGAAGTAA